Genomic DNA from Phyllopteryx taeniolatus isolate TA_2022b chromosome 10, UOR_Ptae_1.2, whole genome shotgun sequence:
CTGATCCCGCGCGCCGTCGTACACGTCCGCCGTCCGCTCGCGCAGGGAGCTGTTGAAGCCGCCCACCGCGTACACCCGACCTCCGACCGACACCACGCCTGCGCGCGCACATGTATAATATGTTGGAAAATACTGCAATccgcagtttgaacattaacgatGTGCTCGGATGGGAGCAAATTAAAAGTGTCctgaaataataatgcaaaatatattgcacattgatgtgaaataaatgtttcaacacAAAACAGTTCTTAATTATTAAATGCAGATGcataaaacagaacatttaaatacaactgaactgtacttagcaAACTGGAtttaaacccaaaaaaaagggaacaaaagctGAAGCCGCTGCAACATTATGCAGTTGgaatatttaattcagtgattcgcTTTCCACGAGTGGGAGCACAATTTGAGAATCAGTCACATTCTATttacaaatgaaatgaattcatttcccccctctaaaaatctacaaaaaaaaccaaaacccaTAATGACAGGAAAAACGCTtatttattcaaacaataaaatattaggacatgaaaaaataacagtCACGTTTACTATCATTTCATACTCATCTCAGACTCGCATtcaaaatggcttacagatgattttatttttgaaaacatttattgtgaTGTGTCCATGCACAACAAGGATTCTTCAAACTctcactaacaacccaggctacaCTCAGACATCCAACGCTTGTCTCTTGGTCAAGATGTAACGGAGGATAAGGCAACAGATTTCTGTCCATTTTGAGGTTcttataatgaaataaaatggaaataacTTTTTGATATTGTCATTATggagcggtgtgtgtgtgtgtagaatttcaaggggtggaaaaaaatgtgatcccttttggaataaggctgtaacataacagGAAGTAGAGAGAACTACTTCCCGGATCCCACGTTGTGCGTCGCCACGGTAGCGATAACACGCACCTGCTCGGCAGCGTCTCGACGGCAGCTCGGCGACTCGGTACCATCGATCTTCTTGGATGTCGTAACATTCCACGCTGCGGATGGCTTTGGGAGCCTGGCCGCCCACCACCATCATAACCTgagcacacgcgcgcacgcacacagagtAAGAtgacgcgcgcgcacgcactcATACGCACGAGTCGTGTATCTCGCGGGAGCACCTTGGGGATGCTGACTGGCGTGCGCGGTCGCGTCCTGTCCGTCTTGATGAGGTGTCGCTGGTCGGCGGGAAGCAGGTGGTACTTCATGGCCTCGATGAGGAAGTCCTTGCACGTGTTGTTGTTCTTGATCAgagcttcttcttctactaTCTGAAAGGCAAAACGTGGTCAGCGGAGGACGCACGCACGggtcaaaacaaaaagatggTGGAtcagtcaaacaaaaaaaaggttgtgtTAGGGTTTGGAACAATGTTTGGAGTTTAAAAATAGGCATTCAAGCCAGGATTTAgaatttcaaacaagggttagggtttcaaatgaaggttgaaagcctgggttagggttttaaacgaTGGTATCTAGCTCGGGTTAGGGCTTTCGTGACAAGTttcgggtttcaaatcaggattAGGATTGGTGAAATGATCAGAGATTTGCGTGTGTTTGAGCGTACCTGCACCAGGTAGTCCCTGGACAGCAGCGGCAGGCGGACGTGCTCCATCAGTTTGGGCATGTGCTCCACACGGGCGCCTTTGTCCTGTTTGATCCACCAGATCATCGCCTCGAACACCTGCCAGCGGGGGGAAAGACCGACCCCCCCAAAAGTCAGAGGCTACAATCGGTGTTCGGGTTTCGAGACGGTTGGTGTATAAAACAAGGTTTAGAGTTTGAAACgagggtaagggtttcaaagccACAATGATCGTTGAATTAGCAACGTAGAATTTGCTTGAGCTCGTGTTTTTAACAGTTCCTGATTTATATTTACGTTGAAACATTCAACTCTGGCATGTATGGGTAGTTGTGTCTTATCGGTGTTCGAAAGTTATAAAGGGTGTTCTTGGGGAAAAGGAATTCTCCCCTGTGCGATGTGACTGGACCCAAAGAGTTTGCAACCCTCGCTGTCTCGTTTACAATCTGCCGCTCAGCTTTGTTCTTCGAAAGCAGGCGAGCTGCGTGTGAGCGCGGTACGGTGAAATCAAAGTGCAACGCTTCCTTTCATCGTCAGCAGGACTAGTTGAGTTTTATTTGTCATGAGAATTGGGTTTTTTCATCCTCCATTTTGTGTTCTTTGTTTGCGTTCCTGACCTTCTCCTCGGTGGCCACGGTGAGCTTGTCGCTCGAGAAGAGGCTGCAGACCTGCTGCAGGGACAGAGACGCAAACTCCTCACACTGGACCACCTCGGAGAAATGCTGCTCTGTGGGACACGCGCGCACAAAATATTGGTCAATATACAAACTTTTCAATTTACAGACCGCAGTCCAAAACCAGTTTGTAAATCAAGGCTCCGCTGTATACAGCATGGTTATAATCACACTCGATACACTTCTGCGGTGACGTCGCAAAAAAAGTCAAGGGAAAACCTAAACACTTTCGATGTCTCATGAGATTTGCTCAGGTCTCGCGTGGTTCCAAAAGCAAGTCTTTGTTCTGACATTTGTATAAACCTCCACTTGaatgtgcacgcacgcacattaACAGCAGGCGCTTACCAGCGTACGCGTGCGCCTGCCCGACGAGCTGCGTGCACGCGTGCGTGTCCGCGAAGGCTCGGATGCCCAAGCAGTTGGAAGGATGGAGCTGAGAGTGCAGGAAGTCGCAGCACGCCTGACGCACGTCCATCAGCTGGAGAAGACTGGCGGCTGGCAGCAGAACCTGAACAAaagaagcacaaaaacaaagcgCTCGCTACacgtttggggttttttttggggggcgctCCTGTTTTTAAGCGTTTGTATAGCGCGCTGCCGTCACGGCAAAGCATGCTCGCGTCAAGCTGTGAaagtgacacataaaacaaagaatgacTGAGCAGCCACAATTCAAGTATGTCACGATCCAAAGTTTTTgccccaaaactatcacgataaacgataatattgttgttgttgttgttgttgttttttgcctcTGACATGATGAAAAATAAGGTGAATAAGACTGCTTGCTTGGTCAATCAAAAATACATGTTCAACTGCTGGCAGAATAAAGGGTGACACTGAGGTTGTGCTTAATAAACTGTTCACTTTTCCCTGTTCGTCTTCATCGGTGACGAACGCACGCAACAACTCGGAGAGCGGCGCTGACGTTTGAAAATGACTTCTGCGCGGTGGAGCGAGCTGCTTAGTTCCTGAGCTCGCTAGCTCAAAAGAATAACCGGTGAACTTTCCCACGTGTGTTAATTGTTTAAATGCGGGGCAAGCTGTTCGGCTCCTTCAAtcgctagctcattagctcgcaggctagcgcTTCATCTTTCCGGTTAGCTTCCCTTTctttaagtgtctctgttgtgtgaatctcaACGCCGTCGCCCTGCGTCTCTCTTCTAGGATTTCGCTTAGCAAAAGGAGCGAGATGGGAACGCAAACAACAGCACATTGATGAGCAAACTCCGATTACACCTTAATCGGGGCATGGTAAATAAGGCGGGCATTCACTAAACACATTAGCGGTGGTTGTTCACTCCTGCGGC
This window encodes:
- the klhl3 gene encoding kelch-like protein 3 isoform X6; its protein translation is MDVRQACCDFLHSQLHPSNCLGIRAFADTHACTQLVGQAHAYAEQHFSEVVQCEEFASLSLQQVCSLFSSDKLTVATEEKVFEAMIWWIKQDKGARVEHMPKLMEHVRLPLLSRDYLVQIVEEEALIKNNNTCKDFLIEAMKYHLLPADQRHLIKTDRTRPRTPVSIPKVMMVVGGQAPKAIRSVECYDIQEDRWYRVAELPSRRCRAGVVSVGGRVYAVGGFNSSLRERTADVYDGARDQWSPVASMQERRSTLGAATLGGLLYAVGGFNGSIGLSTVEAYNPKSDEWTYVTPMNTRRSSVGVGVIDGKLYSVGGYDGASRQCLSTVEEYDPASDQWGYVADMSTRRSGAGVGVLGGQLYAAGGHDGPLVRKSVEVYDPSSNTWRPVCDMNMCRRNAGVCAINGLLYVIGGDDGSCNLSSVEFYDAAVDKWSLVPTNMSNGRSYAGVAVIDKPF